A stretch of Procambarus clarkii isolate CNS0578487 chromosome 80, FALCON_Pclarkii_2.0, whole genome shotgun sequence DNA encodes these proteins:
- the LOC138357902 gene encoding calphotin-like gives MPVVTAGMATTPHGNMPVVTAGMATTPHGNMPVVTPGMATTPHGNMPVVPPGMATTPHGNMLVVPPGMATTPHGNMPVVPPGMATTPHGNMPVVPPGMATTPHGNMPVVTAGMATTPHGNMPVVTPGMATTPHGNMPVVPPGMATTPHGNMPVVTAGMATTPHGNMPVVTPGMATTPHGNMPVVPPGMATTPHGNMPVVTAGMATTPHGNMPVVTAGMATTPHGNMPVVTAGMATTPHGNMPVVPPGMATTPHGNMPVVTAGMATTPHGNMPVVTAGMATTPHGNMPVVTAGMATTPHGNMPVVPPGMATTPHGNMPVVTADMATTPHGNMPVVTADMATIPSSQVLKPQERGRWSMGVCSGRVPRPEN, from the coding sequence ATGCCTGTGGTCACCGCAGGTATGGCAACCACCCCACATGGCAACATGCCTGTGGTCACCGCAGGTATGGCAACCACTCCACATGGCAACATGCCTGTGGTCACCCCAGGTATGGCAACCACCCCACATGGCAACATGCCTGTGGTCCCCCCAGGTATGGCAACCACCCCACATGGCAACATGCTTGTGGTCCCCCCAGGTATGGCAACCACCCCACATGGCAACATGCCTGTGGTCCCCCCAGGTATGGCAACCACCCCACATGGCAACATGCCTGTGGTCCCCCCAGGTATGGCAACCACCCCACATGGCAACATGCCTGTGGTCACCGCAGGTATGGCAACCACCCCACATGGCAACATGCCTGTGGTCACCCCAGGTATGGCAACCACCCCACATGGCAACATGCCTGTGGTCCCCCCAGGTATGGCAACCACCCCACATGGCAACATGCCTGTGGTCACCGCAGGTATGGCAACCACCCCACATGGCAACATGCCTGTGGTCACCCCAGGTATGGCAACCACCCCACATGGCAACATGCCTGTTGTCCCCCCAGGTATGGCAACCACCCCACATGGCAACATGCCTGTGGTCACCGCAGGTATGGCAACCACCCCACATGGCAACATGCCTGTGGTCACCGCAGGTATGGCAACCACCCCACATGGCAACATGCCTGTGGTCACCGCAGGTATGGCAACCACCCCACATGGCAACATGCCTGTGGTCCCCCCAGGTATGGCAACCACCCCACATGGCAACATGCCTGTGGTCACCGCAGGTATGGCAACCACCCCACATGGCAACATGCCTGTGGTCACCGCAGGTATGGCAACCACCCCACATGGCAACATGCCTGTGGTCACCGCAGGTATGGCAACCACCCCACATGGCAACATGCCTGTGGTCCCCCCAGGTATGGCAACCACCCCACATGGCAACATGCCTGTGGTCACCGCAGATATGGCAACCACCCCACATGGCAACATGCCTGTGGTCACCGCAGATATGGCAACCATTCCATCTTCTCAAGTTTTAAAACCTCAAGAACGTGGACGGTGGTCGATGGGAGTGTGTTCTGGCCGAGTTCCTCGGCCGGAAAATTAA